From a region of the Coprococcus comes ATCC 27758 genome:
- a CDS encoding YdbC family protein, with translation MKEIQYEIVKEIAVLSKGDSGYTKEINLISWNGREPKYDIRSFSPNREKCGKGITLNADEAAALLEALQKEVNSGD, from the coding sequence ATGAAAGAAATCCAGTATGAGATTGTAAAGGAAATCGCCGTATTGTCTAAGGGCGACAGCGGCTACACAAAAGAAATCAATCTTATCTCATGGAACGGAAGAGAGCCGAAATATGACATCCGCAGCTTTTCCCCGAACCGTGAGAAGTGCGGAAAGGGTATCACGTTGAACGCTGATGAAGCAGCAGCACTCCTTGAAGCATTACAGAAAGAAGT